One window from the genome of Sphaerotilus microaerophilus encodes:
- a CDS encoding PIN domain-containing protein, with protein MPVTRDAFVDSNVWLCALIESSPPDPRRARARELLSSLEWPVVSTQVIREVSVNLLRKAGVTEAALRELVRSWYGQCRVVEADEAQLHSASLLRERMSVSIWDSQIIAAALAVGCTTLYSEDLQHGQLIEGRLRIVNPFVEP; from the coding sequence ATGCCCGTCACCCGTGACGCGTTCGTCGACTCGAACGTCTGGCTCTGCGCGCTGATCGAGTCGTCACCGCCCGATCCGCGGCGAGCCAGGGCCAGGGAACTGCTGTCCAGCCTGGAATGGCCGGTCGTCAGCACCCAGGTGATCCGCGAGGTCAGTGTCAACCTGCTTCGCAAAGCGGGTGTGACCGAAGCGGCCTTGCGCGAGTTGGTACGCAGCTGGTATGGCCAGTGCCGCGTCGTCGAAGCCGACGAGGCCCAACTCCATTCCGCGTCCTTGCTGCGAGAGCGCATGTCCGTCAGCATCTGGGACAGCCAGATCATTGCTGCGGCCTTGGCCGTCGGTTGCACGACGCTGTACTCCGAAGACCTGCAGCACGGGCAACTGATCGAGGGGCGACTGCGCATCGTCAACCCCTTCGTTGAGCCTTGA
- a CDS encoding DUF2281 domain-containing protein, with protein MGYAELIETLKTLPQEKQAEVFDFVDFLALRAGLPRPAADQAKPAPPRPLASYLAAPFQVPDFTALTREEANARHP; from the coding sequence ATGGGTTATGCCGAACTGATCGAAACGCTCAAGACGCTTCCCCAGGAAAAGCAGGCCGAAGTGTTCGACTTCGTCGATTTCCTGGCCCTGCGGGCAGGCCTGCCCCGGCCTGCCGCCGACCAGGCGAAACCGGCCCCGCCTCGCCCACTGGCCTCCTACCTGGCAGCCCCGTTCCAAGTACCCGATTTCACGGCATTGACCCGCGAAGAAGCCAATGCCCGTCACCCGTGA
- a CDS encoding ABC transporter permease, whose product MIWNTLLLALREIRRNLLRSFLTILGIVIGVAAVVTMVTVGNGATRAVQSQISSLGSNLLQIRPGQRLGPGMGASGAPAFSIADLEAIASQIGGVAAAAPEVRGAVTVIAEGRNWSTTVTGTSNEYFQTNNWKLAAGRAFADDELASGRAVCIIGATVKRELFGAATGTEAVLGSQVRIKTFSCEVIGVLISKGQAAMGMDQDDTILLPLKTAQRRVTGRTTINTLLVSLRDDADSASVKRDLHRLLRERRKLSDNDDDNFNVLDTQQIAETLSGTTQLMTSLLGAVAAVSLLVGGIGIMNIMLVSVTERTREIGIRLAIGALEREVLLQFLIEAVALSALGGLVGILLATGASIGISELMGVGYQFQPGINGLAFAFSAAIGVVFGFFPARRAAQLDPIEALRHE is encoded by the coding sequence ATGATCTGGAACACCCTCCTGCTCGCCCTGCGCGAGATCCGCCGCAACCTGCTGCGCTCCTTCCTGACCATCCTGGGCATCGTCATCGGCGTGGCCGCAGTGGTCACCATGGTCACCGTCGGCAACGGCGCCACCCGCGCGGTGCAGAGCCAGATCTCCAGCCTCGGCAGCAACCTGCTGCAGATCCGCCCCGGCCAGCGCCTGGGCCCCGGCATGGGCGCCAGCGGCGCGCCGGCCTTCTCGATCGCCGACCTGGAGGCCATCGCCAGCCAGATCGGCGGCGTGGCCGCGGCGGCACCCGAGGTGCGCGGCGCCGTCACCGTCATCGCCGAGGGCCGCAACTGGTCCACCACCGTCACCGGCACCAGCAACGAGTACTTCCAGACCAACAACTGGAAGCTCGCCGCCGGCCGCGCCTTTGCCGACGACGAGCTGGCCTCCGGCCGCGCGGTGTGCATCATCGGCGCCACCGTCAAGCGCGAGCTGTTCGGGGCCGCCACCGGCACCGAGGCGGTGCTCGGCAGCCAGGTGCGCATCAAGACCTTCAGCTGCGAGGTCATCGGCGTGCTGATCTCCAAGGGCCAGGCCGCCATGGGCATGGACCAGGACGACACCATCCTGCTGCCGCTCAAGACCGCGCAGCGCCGTGTCACCGGCCGCACCACCATCAACACCCTGCTGGTTTCGCTGCGCGACGACGCCGACAGCGCCAGCGTCAAGCGCGACCTCCACCGCCTGCTGCGCGAGCGCCGCAAGCTCTCCGACAACGACGACGACAACTTCAACGTGCTGGACACCCAGCAGATCGCCGAGACGCTGTCGGGCACCACCCAGCTGATGACCTCCCTGCTCGGCGCCGTGGCCGCGGTGAGCCTGCTGGTGGGCGGCATCGGCATCATGAACATCATGCTGGTCAGCGTGACCGAGCGCACCCGCGAGATCGGCATCCGCCTGGCCATCGGCGCGCTGGAGCGCGAGGTGCTGCTGCAGTTCCTGATCGAGGCGGTGGCGCTGTCCGCGCTGGGTGGGCTGGTCGGCATCTTGCTGGCCACCGGCGCCTCGATCGGCATCTCCGAGCTGATGGGCGTGGGCTATCAATTCCAGCCTGGCATCAACGGCCTCGCCTTCGCCTTCTCCGCCGCCATCGGCGTGGTGTTCGGCTTCTTCCCGGCTCGGCGCGCGGCGCAGCTCGATCCGATCGAGGCGTTGCGGCATGAGTGA
- a CDS encoding ABC transporter ATP-binding protein, whose translation MNPPSLPAGAELIRLRGITKTFGSGQAAFQALKGVDLTIAAGEFVAVMGPSGSGKSTVMNLLGCLDVPSSGSYAFQGVEVQRLTRDQRARLRRRHLGFVFQGFNLLARTSAQENVELPLLYRGESAAQRHAAARAALAQVGLAGWEHHTPAELSGGQQQRVAIARAIVTQPTVLLADEPTGNLDSARSHEIMGLLWALNAEHGITVLMVTHEPDMAAYARRLVHFRDGRIERDELNPHPAALGRAAPAQAMGSDAEQAAAATGEAPT comes from the coding sequence GTGAACCCACCGTCGCTCCCCGCCGGGGCGGAGCTGATCCGCCTGCGCGGCATCACCAAGACCTTCGGCAGCGGCCAGGCGGCTTTCCAGGCGCTCAAGGGTGTGGACCTGACGATCGCCGCGGGCGAGTTCGTCGCCGTGATGGGCCCGAGCGGCTCGGGCAAGTCCACCGTGATGAACCTGCTCGGCTGCCTGGACGTACCCAGCAGCGGCAGCTACGCCTTCCAGGGCGTCGAGGTGCAGCGTCTCACGCGCGACCAGCGTGCGCGACTGCGCCGCCGCCACCTGGGCTTCGTCTTCCAGGGCTTCAACCTGCTGGCGCGCACCTCGGCGCAGGAGAACGTCGAGCTGCCGCTGCTCTACCGCGGCGAGAGCGCCGCCCAGCGCCATGCCGCCGCCCGCGCCGCGCTGGCCCAGGTCGGCCTGGCCGGCTGGGAGCACCACACGCCAGCCGAACTCTCCGGCGGCCAGCAGCAGCGCGTGGCCATCGCGCGGGCCATCGTCACCCAGCCCACCGTGCTGCTGGCCGACGAGCCCACCGGCAACCTCGACTCGGCGCGCAGCCACGAGATCATGGGGCTGCTCTGGGCCCTCAACGCCGAGCACGGCATCACCGTGCTGATGGTCACCCACGAGCCCGACATGGCCGCCTACGCCCGCCGGCTGGTGCACTTCCGCGACGGCCGCATCGAGCGCGACGAGCTCAACCCGCATCCCGCCGCGCTGGGCCGCGCTGCCCCCGCCCAGGCCATGGGCAGCGATGCCGAGCAGGCCGCCGCTGCCACCGGGGAAGCACCGACATGA
- a CDS encoding efflux RND transporter periplasmic adaptor subunit gives MTSASSSLQNLLGDEAVRPGWRRPLPWVLAALLLIAAGTAWWWLGRSAQQAAPRFVTEPLARGTLQLNVTANGKLQATRTVSIGSELSGTVAQVRVDVNDVVKKGQVLVELDTAKLLDQIASARAAVASADAGVGQAVAAVKEARANLQRLEEVHRLSNGQVPSAAELDSARATLDKTVAAENAARAAVTSARATLSTNETNLSKASIRSPIDGVVLTRAVEPGYAVAASLQAVTLFTIAEDLSRLQLSVNVDEADVGQVQAGQAAKFSVSAWPGRHYPAQIVRVAYGSTITDNVVTYTTLMDVPNADLSLRPGMTATAVITATERRDVWLVPNRALRFTPAEAGSSPGSAPAAAASGAGGGIVSKLMPRPPGGATPRRSSGAADKSGGAGSGPKRLWVLQDGRPVAVEVTAGLSNGRLTEVSGPALREGMAVITEQASGSTGAAK, from the coding sequence ATGACCTCCGCTTCCTCCTCCCTCCAGAACCTGCTCGGCGACGAGGCCGTCCGCCCCGGGTGGCGCCGCCCGCTGCCCTGGGTGCTGGCCGCGCTGCTGCTCATCGCCGCCGGCACCGCCTGGTGGTGGCTGGGCCGCAGCGCCCAGCAGGCCGCACCGCGCTTCGTCACCGAGCCGCTGGCGCGCGGCACGCTGCAGCTCAACGTCACCGCCAACGGCAAGCTGCAGGCCACCCGCACCGTGAGCATCGGCAGCGAGCTGTCCGGCACGGTCGCGCAGGTGCGGGTGGACGTCAACGACGTGGTGAAGAAGGGCCAGGTGCTGGTCGAGCTCGACACCGCCAAGCTGCTCGACCAGATCGCCAGCGCCCGCGCCGCGGTGGCCTCGGCCGACGCCGGCGTCGGCCAGGCGGTGGCCGCGGTCAAGGAGGCGCGCGCCAACCTGCAGCGCCTGGAGGAGGTGCACCGGCTGTCGAACGGCCAGGTACCTTCGGCGGCCGAGCTGGACAGCGCCCGCGCCACGCTCGACAAGACAGTGGCGGCCGAGAACGCCGCGCGCGCAGCCGTCACCAGCGCTCGCGCCACGCTGAGCACCAACGAGACCAACCTGTCCAAGGCCTCCATCCGCTCGCCGATCGACGGCGTGGTGCTGACCCGCGCGGTCGAGCCCGGCTACGCGGTGGCCGCCTCGCTGCAGGCGGTGACGCTGTTCACCATCGCCGAGGACCTGAGCCGGCTGCAACTCTCGGTCAACGTCGACGAGGCCGACGTCGGCCAGGTGCAGGCCGGCCAGGCGGCCAAGTTCAGCGTCAGCGCCTGGCCGGGGCGCCACTACCCGGCGCAGATCGTGCGCGTGGCCTACGGCTCCACCATCACCGACAACGTGGTCACCTACACCACGCTGATGGACGTGCCCAACGCCGACCTCAGCCTGCGCCCCGGCATGACCGCCACCGCGGTGATCACCGCCACCGAGCGCCGCGACGTGTGGCTGGTGCCCAACCGGGCGCTGCGCTTCACCCCGGCCGAGGCCGGCAGCAGCCCGGGCAGCGCGCCGGCAGCCGCGGCCAGCGGCGCAGGCGGCGGCATCGTCTCCAAGCTGATGCCGCGCCCACCCGGCGGTGCCACGCCGCGGCGCAGCAGCGGTGCGGCCGACAAGTCCGGCGGCGCCGGCAGCGGCCCGAAGCGCCTGTGGGTGCTGCAGGACGGCCGGCCCGTGGCCGTCGAGGTGACGGCCGGCCTCAGCAACGGCCGCCTCACCGAGGTCAGCGGCCCGGCCCTGCGCGAAGGCATGGCGGTCATCACCGAGCAAGCCAGCGGTTCCACTGGAGCCGCCAAGTGA
- a CDS encoding efflux transporter outer membrane subunit, which translates to MSTALLAACASTAPVGTAREAALTPPAAWSAAAAASAGSAASQRPATLDRPALARWWQQFDDPLLTALIDEALQGNTDLAIARARLDQARALRDSQAAGASPQLGSSAGLSRNRSRATGGVNTWQAGLDASWEPDFFGAQSAAQRGRDLDMAASAADLATTRMTVTAEVGIAYATLRGSRTQWRIARDNLAAQEQTLALTRWRAQAGLASTLDAEQARLSTEQLHANLPALEASIAQSEHRLAVLLGQPPAALRERLGSADRLPASTRDLPAGVPAELLRQRPDVRAAELAIQAEAERLGQRQAQRWPRFSLSGSLALKAATLSGLGTAGALVSGVAAAVDWPIWDGGTRRAAIDQQQAVLAQARASYRAAVLAALEDVENALTALGATRAQLRSLGEAQNAAQTALLLARQRYQAGLIDFGTLLDAQRSALSADNSLASARTDERLNLIRLYKALGGGWEDTGPATAAPAGVAPNP; encoded by the coding sequence GTGTCCACCGCCCTGTTGGCCGCCTGTGCCAGCACGGCGCCCGTTGGCACAGCCCGCGAAGCGGCACTGACCCCGCCCGCTGCGTGGTCCGCTGCGGCCGCCGCTTCCGCTGGTTCCGCAGCCAGCCAACGTCCCGCCACGCTGGACCGCCCTGCCCTGGCGCGCTGGTGGCAGCAGTTCGACGACCCGCTGCTCACCGCCCTGATCGACGAGGCCCTGCAGGGCAACACCGACCTGGCCATCGCCCGCGCCCGGCTCGACCAGGCCCGCGCACTGCGGGACAGCCAGGCCGCTGGCGCCTCGCCCCAGCTCGGCAGCAGCGCCGGCCTCAGCCGCAATCGCAGCCGCGCCACGGGTGGCGTCAACACCTGGCAGGCCGGGCTGGATGCCAGCTGGGAGCCGGATTTCTTCGGTGCCCAGTCGGCCGCGCAGCGCGGGCGCGATCTGGACATGGCCGCCTCCGCCGCCGACCTGGCCACCACCCGCATGACGGTGACCGCCGAGGTGGGCATCGCCTACGCCACGTTGCGCGGCAGCCGCACGCAGTGGCGCATCGCCCGCGACAACCTCGCCGCCCAGGAGCAGACCCTGGCGCTGACACGCTGGCGCGCCCAGGCCGGGCTGGCCAGCACGCTGGACGCCGAGCAGGCGCGCCTGTCCACCGAGCAGCTGCACGCCAACCTGCCGGCGCTGGAGGCGTCGATCGCCCAGTCCGAGCACCGCCTCGCCGTGCTGCTCGGCCAGCCGCCGGCTGCCTTGCGCGAACGGCTGGGCAGCGCCGACCGCCTGCCCGCCAGTACCCGCGACCTGCCCGCCGGTGTGCCCGCCGAGCTGCTGCGCCAGCGCCCGGACGTGCGCGCCGCCGAACTGGCCATCCAGGCCGAGGCCGAACGGCTCGGCCAACGCCAGGCCCAGCGCTGGCCCCGCTTCAGCCTGAGCGGCAGCCTGGCGCTGAAGGCCGCCACGCTCTCCGGCCTGGGCACGGCCGGGGCCCTGGTCAGCGGCGTGGCCGCGGCGGTGGACTGGCCGATCTGGGACGGCGGCACACGCCGCGCCGCCATCGACCAGCAGCAGGCCGTGCTGGCGCAGGCCCGCGCCAGCTACCGCGCGGCGGTGCTGGCGGCGCTGGAGGACGTCGAGAACGCGCTGACCGCACTCGGCGCCACGCGCGCCCAGCTGCGCTCACTCGGCGAGGCGCAGAACGCGGCCCAGACCGCCCTGCTGCTGGCGCGCCAGCGCTACCAGGCCGGGCTGATCGACTTCGGCACCCTGCTCGATGCCCAGCGCAGCGCCCTCTCGGCCGACAACAGCCTGGCCAGCGCCCGCACCGACGAGCGCCTGAACCTGATCCGCCTCTACAAGGCCCTGGGCGGCGGCTGGGAAGACACCGGCCCTGCAACGGCCGCCCCTGCCGGCGTTGCCCCGAACCCCTGA
- a CDS encoding GGDEF domain-containing protein: protein MPLDSLTLMIVYTVNVTAVALGLSVALLGQGSRAALCAQASALTQAIGWSCLVASGFFRDTWGDLLLSAPAMLLMSLSLVLLLQAVRKWRGRPCLPRRLYLAALVMPLLYALTFHHYPWRVGLANGVIGAQMLWLAAEAIRPGAPGSWRWRSLIGGSMATLALVTLWCGVLGAFFTELYPTFATPHPVNLIGSLLNNAATVLTGIGVLAAYREEAEAQLKTLAITDGLTQVLNRRAWSERTELQLADAKRYGHPMIMLMIDLDRFKQINDRRGHATGDQALQLTASVLREELRSGDLVGRYGGEEFCVLLSHTNEAAALAFDQRLRQRLRRRSEQELGFTLEYSAGLTAHRSKDTSLDDLLRRADAALYEAKRAGRNQVVMSP from the coding sequence ATGCCGCTCGACAGCCTGACCCTGATGATCGTCTACACGGTCAACGTGACCGCGGTGGCGTTGGGCCTGTCGGTGGCCCTGCTCGGCCAGGGCAGCCGCGCGGCGCTGTGCGCCCAGGCCAGTGCGCTGACCCAGGCGATCGGCTGGAGCTGCCTGGTGGCGTCGGGCTTCTTCCGCGACACCTGGGGCGACCTGCTGCTCTCCGCCCCGGCGATGCTGCTGATGTCGCTCAGTCTGGTTCTGCTGCTGCAGGCGGTGCGCAAATGGCGTGGCCGCCCCTGCCTGCCGCGCAGGCTCTACCTGGCCGCGCTGGTGATGCCGCTGCTGTACGCGCTGACCTTTCACCACTACCCCTGGCGGGTCGGCCTGGCCAACGGGGTGATCGGCGCTCAGATGCTGTGGCTGGCGGCCGAGGCCATCCGCCCCGGCGCGCCCGGCAGCTGGCGCTGGCGCTCGCTGATCGGGGGGTCGATGGCCACCCTCGCCCTGGTGACGCTCTGGTGTGGCGTGCTGGGCGCTTTCTTCACCGAGCTGTACCCGACCTTTGCCACCCCGCACCCGGTCAACCTGATCGGCTCTTTGCTGAACAACGCCGCGACGGTGCTGACCGGCATCGGCGTGCTGGCGGCCTATCGCGAAGAGGCCGAGGCGCAGCTGAAGACGCTGGCCATCACCGACGGCCTGACCCAGGTGCTCAACCGCCGCGCCTGGTCCGAGCGCACCGAACTGCAGCTGGCCGACGCCAAGCGCTACGGCCACCCGATGATCATGCTGATGATCGACCTGGACCGCTTCAAGCAGATCAACGACCGCCGCGGCCATGCCACCGGCGACCAGGCCCTGCAGCTCACCGCCAGCGTGCTGCGCGAGGAGCTGCGCAGCGGCGATCTGGTGGGCCGCTACGGCGGCGAGGAGTTCTGCGTGCTGCTGTCGCACACCAACGAGGCGGCCGCGCTGGCCTTCGACCAGCGCCTGCGCCAGCGCCTGCGCCGCCGCTCCGAGCAGGAGCTGGGCTTCACGCTGGAATACAGCGCCGGCCTGACCGCCCACCGCAGCAAGGACACCTCGCTCGACGACCTGCTGCGCCGCGCCGACGCCGCGCTCTACGAGGCCAAGCGCGCCGGGCGCAACCAGGTGGTGATGTCGCCCTGA
- a CDS encoding AMP nucleosidase: MPATLITTQSFTDAGAALAHARTIYDSGTSHLRASLQAFVSGADLGPRVRACYPFVRVRVDTVARADSRLAYGFVAGPGVYETTLTRPDLFERYYLEQFELLLRNHGVALEVGLSSQPIPVHFSLAEHDHLEGSLTPERRLQLRDCFDLPDLAAMDDGIANGTHEPQPGADGVLRHPLALFTAPRMDYSLHRLRHYTGTRPEHFQNYVLFTNYQFYIDEFVRLGHELMADAGSEYSAFIEPGNVVTRRAGLAAEPDDALGAPPPRLPQMPAYHLQRPGHAGITMVNIGVGPANAKNITDHIAVLRPHAWLMLGHCAGLRNTQQLGDYVLAHGYVREDHVLDEELPLWVPIPPLAEVQIALERAVAEVTQLSGYALKAIMRTGTVASTDNRNWELLPQTHNGGPERRFSQSRAVALDMESATIAANGFRFRVPYGTLLCVSDKPLHGEIKLPGMANAFYRERVDQHLRIGIRAIEILRGQGLDHLHSRKLRSFAEVAFQ, translated from the coding sequence ATGCCCGCCACGCTGATCACCACCCAGAGCTTCACCGACGCCGGCGCAGCCCTGGCCCATGCACGGACGATCTACGACAGCGGCACCAGCCACCTGCGCGCGAGCCTGCAGGCCTTCGTCTCGGGTGCCGACCTGGGTCCGCGCGTGCGGGCCTGCTACCCCTTCGTGCGGGTGCGGGTGGACACGGTGGCGCGCGCCGATTCGCGCCTGGCCTACGGCTTCGTCGCCGGGCCGGGGGTGTACGAAACCACGCTGACGCGCCCGGACCTGTTCGAGCGCTACTACCTCGAGCAGTTCGAGCTGCTGCTGAGGAACCATGGCGTGGCGCTGGAAGTGGGGCTGTCCTCCCAGCCGATCCCGGTGCACTTCAGCCTGGCCGAGCACGACCACCTCGAAGGCTCGCTGACCCCCGAGCGGCGGCTGCAGCTGCGCGACTGCTTCGACCTGCCCGACCTGGCGGCGATGGACGACGGCATTGCCAACGGCACACACGAGCCGCAACCGGGCGCCGACGGCGTGCTGCGCCACCCGCTGGCACTGTTCACCGCGCCGCGCATGGACTACTCGCTGCACCGGCTGCGCCACTACACCGGCACGCGGCCGGAGCACTTCCAGAACTACGTGCTGTTCACGAACTACCAGTTCTACATCGACGAGTTCGTGCGCCTGGGCCACGAGTTGATGGCCGATGCGGGCAGCGAGTACAGCGCCTTCATCGAGCCCGGCAACGTCGTGACGCGCCGCGCCGGCCTGGCGGCCGAGCCCGACGATGCGCTGGGGGCGCCGCCGCCGCGCCTGCCGCAGATGCCGGCCTACCACCTGCAGCGCCCGGGGCACGCCGGCATCACGATGGTCAACATCGGCGTCGGCCCGGCCAACGCCAAGAACATCACCGACCACATCGCCGTGCTGCGCCCGCACGCCTGGCTGATGCTGGGCCACTGCGCCGGGCTGCGCAACACCCAGCAGCTGGGCGACTACGTGCTGGCGCACGGCTACGTGCGCGAGGACCACGTGCTCGACGAGGAGCTGCCGCTGTGGGTGCCGATCCCGCCGCTGGCGGAGGTGCAGATCGCGCTGGAGCGGGCGGTGGCGGAGGTGACGCAGCTGTCGGGCTACGCGCTCAAGGCCATCATGCGCACCGGCACCGTGGCCAGCACCGACAACCGCAACTGGGAGTTGCTGCCGCAGACCCACAACGGTGGGCCGGAGCGCCGCTTTAGCCAAAGCCGCGCGGTGGCGCTGGACATGGAGAGCGCCACCATCGCCGCCAACGGCTTTCGCTTCCGCGTGCCCTACGGCACCCTGCTGTGCGTGAGCGACAAGCCGCTGCACGGCGAGATCAAGCTGCCCGGCATGGCCAACGCGTTCTACCGGGAGCGGGTCGACCAGCACCTGCGCATCGGCATCCGGGCCATCGAGATCCTGCGCGGACAGGGGCTGGACCACCTGCACAGCCGCAAGCTGCGCAGCTTCGCCGAGGTGGCCTTCCAGTGA
- a CDS encoding VWA domain-containing protein has product MTDTDSLDHPWDRLAPLPRELWLPGLVTSVGEAGRRLADIGRWQAHLLAGELPPADADFGDRPASAPLREVVGELALSGLCRGTPALMQQVLRTLLWHLDQLADLQPRLSRVEAIAHVTAEFRAAWTLEAASLEEQLVLLQGLGDLAQLRWDELRGHLNSRPWREARRAQAWLEQLPALVELIRRLGRSERSVTPWTPPPAEHPDDRPGERPLQAVETRLPDLPGELTGIHLSGRPERMLAGEAVMLRHPVLKKLWRARHAEARLLSWESEAVLVDWRPDPLAPPRRQGAAPEPEARERGPIIVCLDTSGSMRGAPENIARAVVLAALRVAHESKRACRLIAFGGPGELLERDLTIAQAGLGPLLELMDLAFDGGTDIQTPIERAIECVHEAAWRSADLLIVSDGEFGCVPHTLQRLDDARERHGLRVQGILVGDRETLGLLEVCDAIHWVRDWRRYTEASQGNDGRADLRHFSPVHSQSLTAMYFPNALSSRAAKHRSGGA; this is encoded by the coding sequence ATGACGGATACGGACTCCCTCGACCACCCCTGGGACCGCCTGGCGCCGCTGCCGCGCGAGCTCTGGCTGCCCGGCCTGGTGACCAGCGTGGGCGAAGCGGGGCGGCGGCTGGCGGACATCGGGCGCTGGCAGGCCCACCTGCTGGCGGGTGAGCTGCCGCCGGCCGACGCCGACTTTGGCGACCGCCCCGCCAGCGCGCCGCTGCGCGAAGTGGTGGGCGAGCTGGCCCTCAGCGGGCTGTGCCGCGGCACGCCCGCGCTGATGCAGCAGGTGCTGCGCACCCTGCTGTGGCACCTGGACCAGCTGGCCGACCTGCAGCCGCGGCTGAGCCGGGTGGAGGCGATCGCCCACGTCACCGCCGAGTTCCGCGCCGCCTGGACGCTGGAAGCGGCCTCGTTGGAGGAACAGCTGGTGCTGCTGCAAGGCCTGGGCGACCTGGCGCAGCTGCGCTGGGACGAGCTGCGCGGCCACCTCAATTCGCGCCCCTGGCGCGAGGCCCGGCGCGCCCAGGCCTGGCTGGAGCAGCTGCCGGCGCTGGTGGAGCTGATCCGCCGGCTCGGCCGCAGCGAGCGCAGCGTCACGCCCTGGACACCACCGCCGGCCGAGCACCCCGACGACCGGCCGGGCGAGCGGCCGCTGCAGGCCGTCGAAACCCGCCTGCCCGACCTGCCCGGCGAGCTGACCGGCATCCACCTGAGCGGGCGGCCCGAGCGCATGCTGGCCGGCGAGGCGGTGATGCTGCGCCACCCGGTGTTGAAGAAGCTCTGGCGCGCCCGCCACGCCGAGGCGCGGCTGCTGAGCTGGGAGTCCGAGGCGGTGCTGGTGGACTGGCGGCCGGACCCGCTCGCCCCGCCGCGGCGCCAGGGCGCGGCGCCCGAGCCGGAGGCCCGCGAACGCGGGCCGATCATCGTCTGCCTGGACACCTCGGGCTCGATGCGTGGCGCGCCGGAGAACATCGCCCGCGCGGTGGTGCTGGCCGCCCTGCGCGTGGCGCACGAGTCGAAGCGGGCCTGCCGGCTGATCGCCTTCGGTGGGCCTGGCGAGCTGCTGGAGCGCGACCTGACGATCGCCCAGGCCGGCCTGGGCCCGCTGCTGGAGCTGATGGACCTGGCCTTCGACGGCGGCACCGACATCCAGACGCCGATCGAGCGCGCCATCGAATGCGTGCACGAAGCCGCCTGGCGCAGCGCCGACCTGCTGATCGTCAGCGATGGCGAGTTCGGCTGCGTGCCGCACACCCTGCAGCGCCTGGACGACGCGCGCGAGCGGCACGGCCTGCGCGTGCAGGGCATCCTGGTGGGCGACCGCGAGACGCTGGGGCTGTTGGAAGTGTGCGACGCGATCCACTGGGTGCGCGACTGGCGCCGCTACACCGAGGCCTCCCAGGGCAACGACGGCCGCGCCGACCTGCGTCACTTCTCGCCGGTGCACAGCCAGAGCCTGACGGCGATGTACTTCCCGAACGCGCTGTCCAGCCGCGCCGCCAAGCATCGCAGCGGCGGCGCCTGA